In a single window of the Cydia pomonella isolate Wapato2018A chromosome 2, ilCydPomo1, whole genome shotgun sequence genome:
- the LOC133515619 gene encoding uncharacterized protein LOC133515619, which produces MSSTTANILDVGGKVVFDDSIESIEFHPYTPYNDSYKNNDAIHICINRQDLIVLPSQSQLLIEGNTKECLLVNNAPAFLFQDIRYELNGVEIDRTRDCGITSTMKGLVSYSKDMDFALENAGWCVGAKKEHSEFSFTIPLSHLLGFAEDYKKVIMNAKHELIINRATTDLNAIECKDVAKKPEVEITRVIWRMPVLKVSDKEKLRLMSYMEADFETNSYPLLFDAFSNFQMAYYNREYSSPQLNRAHYKTQSPLIVIDTSRQPDSYSSGGGAVDIKVEMEFKKNVPANTAAYCLVINDTLFEYNMLTNTTRKLIQ; this is translated from the exons ATGTCCTCGACAACTGCAAACATACTAGACGTGGGCGGGAAGGTGGTGTTTGATGATAGTATAGAGAGTATCGAATTCCATCCGTACACTCCATACAATGATTCGTACAAAAACAATGACGCAATACACATTTGCATTAACCGTCAGGACTTGATCGTCTTACCGAGTCAGAGTCAACTTTTAATCGAAGGCAATACGAAGGAGTGTCTCCTGGTGAATAACGCACCCGCCTTTCTATTTCAAGACATTCGTTACGAGTTGAACGGGGTGGAGATTGATCGAACCAGGGATTGCGGTATAACCTCCACCATGAAAGGTCTCGTATCATACAGCAAAGATATGGACTTTGCACTCGAGAACGCCGGATGGTGTGTGGGCGCTAAAAAGGAGCACAGCGAGTTTAGTTTCACCATACCTTTATCACATTTGTTGGGATTTGCGGAAGACTATAAGAAAGTTATAATGAACGCGAAACATGAGTTGATAATTAATCGTGCCACAACAGATCTTAACGCTATAGAATGCAAGGATGTCGCCAAGAAACCCGAGGTCGAGATAACGCGTGTTATATGGCGGATGCCGGTGTTAAAAGTATCCGATAAGGAGAAGTTGCGTTTGATGAGTTACATGGAAG CCGACTTTGAGACAAACAGCTATCCATTGCTGTTTGACGCTTTCTCCAATTTCCAAATGGCGTACTACAATCGTGAATATAGCAGCCCTCAACTCAACCGCGCTCACTACAAGACTCAATCACCATTGATTGTTATTGACACATCGAGACAGCCCGACAGCTACAGCTCGGGAGGTGGGGCTGTAGATATCAAAGTTGAAATGGAATTCAAAAAGAACGTACCGGCGAACACCGCTGCCTACTGTTTAGTCATCAATGACACACTCTTCGAGTACAACATGTTGACTAATACCACCCGTAAATTAATTCAGTAA
- the LOC133515620 gene encoding ataxin-8-like: MEQQQEQPQKQQEQQSQQPQQQQEQHKRDDIDVENLPPSETLMQQPQQQQEFQHQQYQDHGDGENSPSSEAMSQRPQLQPWQEPHQYRLECSESACESEDSLDLETYHRDCKSRWLNAFSRNAILQHWVLEMPLQTFSAEISAETNCMNRLS, translated from the exons ATGGAACAACAACAGGAGCAACCACAGAAACAGCAAGAACAGCAATCGCAACAACCACAACAGCAGCAAGAACAACATAAACGTG ATGATATTGATGTGGAGAACCTGCCTCCCTCAGAGACACTGATGCAACAACCGCAGCAACAGCAGGAGTTCCAGCACCAACAATACCAAG ATCATGGTGATGGGGAGAACTCCCCTTCTTCGGAGGCAATGAGTCAACGACCGCAGCTGCAGCCATGGCAGGAGCCGCATCAATATCGCCTCGAGTGTTCGGAATCTGCTTGTGAAAGTGAAGATTCATTGGATCTGGAGACTTATCACCGAGATTGTAAAAGCAGATGGTTAAATGCATTCAGTCGGAATGCTATTTTACAACATTGGGTTCTTGAAATGCCGCTACAGACATTCTCAGCGGAG ATATCAGCCGAGACCAATTGTATGAACCGTTTAAGCTAA
- the LOC133530880 gene encoding cyclin-dependent kinases regulatory subunit-like: MPVDQIQYSERYNDDVYEYRHVILPPDIARLVPKSHLMTETEWRNLGVQQSPGWLHFMVHNPEPHVLLFRRPRTDIQPPVNGLDSNTSSTVKV, from the exons ATGCCCGTAGACCAGATTCAATACTCTGAAAGATACAATGATGACGTTTATGAATATAG GCATGTCATCCTACCTCCTGATATTGCTCGGCTAGTGCCCAAGTCCCatctgatgacggagacagAATGGCGGAACCTCGGAGTGCAGCAGTCCCCCGGTTGGCTCCATTTCATGGTTCACAACCCGGAGCCCCATGTCCTGCTGTTCCGGAGACCACGGACGGACATCCAGCCACCGGTGAACGGGTTAGATAGTAATACAAGCTCAACTGTCAAAGTATAG